The window GGTTCTTGACTAGATTGGATTTTATGTAAGTGATACAGAAATTGGACACAGGAGTATGACTATGTCAAATATTCATAAAATTTAAAGATGGATCTAACTTGTAGTTGGCTTCCCTGTTCAGCATACCACACTGGCTGCTTAATTAATGATAATGAAAGTTTGAAGGAAGGTGTACTATTATTCTTATGTACATTCTGAAAGGAAAGCTTCTATATAAATAAGTGAATCCCTGAATCCCAGTTCATCATTCTAAGTGCTGATTCTAAACAGTTAGTAGAAGGGGCTGAAAAACAGAACTCAACATAGAACATCTATTTGATTTCACCAACCATCAATTATCATCATAGTCGAGCAAGAGAATATAACATGCTAAGTTTTGTTTCAACACTAATTTCTTAACAAATCCTTGTCAATGTAAACAGCAGCAGATCTACATTTGCTATCTGTCTGAGACCCCTAATGAAACAATATTCATGTTACAAAAAATCAAATCTGAACAGTTAACTACTACAGGCTATCATATCATTCCTCTTTGCCATCTGCAGCCACCTCTGGTGTGATTGTTGTAGCAGTTAGCACATTATCTGAAGCTTCAGTCTTTGCCAGTAATATCTCTACCACCTCTGGTGTGATTGTTGTAGCAGCCTCTGGTGTAGTCGTTGTAGCAGTTATCTCGTCTTTGTTATCTGAACTTTCAGTCTTTGCCAGTAATATTTCTATCTGCAAATCAataagagagacagagagagaaggttATTTTGACCATCTTGAAATGAACAGAGAGCAATAAATGCAAACTTATTCACCTTGGCTTTCTGAACCAGGCGTCCATTAGTCTCATCTTTCATGCCGACTGTAGAAGTGATAATCTCTGTTGCATAGCCAGAAAAACAGGTTATATTCTGTCTAATATTAACATTCATTGTGTAAGGAAAATGGATTAGCATGAAAAAGATGTAACTTCTTACTCTTCTGGGAAGCCATTCCATTGTTCTTCAGAATTTCAGCAATTGTGACAACTGTAGCGATTGCTGTTATAAGAAAAAACAGCAAATATCAATAATAAACTAGCATTCAAGAACACAAACCATAGTATCTCTTGTCTCATTAGTTTCTTATcctattttctttgttcttctttatgTAAGATTCTAAAGCTAACCACTTCAATTACATCGCTCTAACAAGGACTCAATAAAATTGAGTTGTAGTTACTAACAATCATCACCACATAATTAGGAGAAGGGCATAAAGGAACAAATTTAAAACAGAAAGGAAGGAACCCAAAAATCAGATACAAGCAGGAACAACATGAGAAAAGGGATTGTTTCCAGAAAAGATAAATATGAAGCAGAAAACTTTAAAAGGGCgggaaaaatcatgagagtcaTAAACTCTTTAATACTACAAAAAGACAAAGGGATTGTTTCAAGTAATTAAGCATACCCATGCCCAAGGCTGAGAGCTCAACCTCCTCATGCTGCTGCATGTACTTCTGCgaaacagaaagaaaatcaTGAGAAGGTATCCTTAATGTTGAGCATTAGCAAGAAACAGATCCAAGAACTCGGTGATTGAGATGTAAACAATTGTATTACTCCAGTCCAAGAAAAATAAAGTCGGGCACTGTAATTATTAATGGGTGTAAGTCACCCGGAAAACCCTAAACATGATTCTGACTCGTTCTTGGAATAAATCGTCTGCAAACTATGATATGATTCacggaaaacaaagaaacagatAAAAGAACACGATCGAGGTTGGAGAAAGATTGATTAACGTAACAATTATTGAACTCCCTCCATCATTTTCATGCGATTAACACACTAACAGTACTCAAAGAAGTTATGGATAACAATTCATAAGAACTAACATGTTAGATCAAGAACAACagagaaaaacaaacaaatcctTCGTTCAGAATACACAATTAAAATGAACGTATTCATTAAGAAAACCACCAGGAAAAAATGGGAGACACtgagaaaaccctaaatccacgaagaaaagagagaagaaaatcttAATTATAGACAATGGAGAAAGGGAGAGGAGGAGGGATTTTACCTTAGCGAGATTCACGTAGAAGTAGAGAGGTTTCTTGGTGTTGGAGACCTgaattttgttcttcttctgcCTTATTTCAGTGCTTCCAAGCTTCTTCTCGGCAGATACGACAATGGCGTCTGCAACTGCAACCGTCTccatgactctctctctctcaaagatcCTTTCACACTCGCTCTCGCTCTCTCTCACAATGTCGCTCGCGGCAGCGGAGAAAACCCAAGTACGTACGTAGAACTGTTACGATGCGCTCTTACAGGGTGGCGTAATGGCGATTTATATAGAAACTTAGCCTTGAAACCACTCCCAATGAAAATAAAACACGTGTTAACACTTGATAGGGTTTTGCACTTCAAGACTGGCTCTTGACAGTTAGAAGCCTGGCTAACTGACGACAAAGTTTGTTGCTTCGAGACACGAGCGGCAAATAAGATTCAGACGCTTGTAATTCAGTACATGTCAAATGACACTTTTGCCCTCGTTCACTCTTCAAAATGACGTACAGACAGAGTCGCGACTCCTCTGGAGTCTGGAGTGGATTCGACGCTTTAATACGTTCAGACATGTTTGTTAGTTCCTCCGAAGATTCTAGTCTTTTTGTAATAAAAGGCTGCCAAGTCCTCTGGCATTACCCAATCGACTTGATCAGACGATCACAACCGTTCTTTTCATCGCTTTGAACTGTGTGTCAAGCGGGattgtataaaaaaaatgcattccCATGAATTATTGGCAACAGACGGTGGAAATGCcaggattattatcctctcctattttttatAGGTAGGCACTTGGAATGCTAGTGTGGATGTTCGACATGTGGCAACTTGAACATCTGACTATCTGAACTCAACATGGCCAATGAGCTCGGATCGTTGGATGTCTAAGGTATCATGTGTCagacatccacactagcactgcTGCATTGCCGCACTGTCGGGCtataaggaattggagaggataattttctgAAAATGCCATTCCATTATTCGATCATGTAGGAAATATCGAGGggaaattgcctagatctacttAGATAATAAAAAGATTAATAAAATTGATAGatgtaaattatgttttataGTCACAAGTTACAATGTTGGAAAGATTTACCGAATTCCTATATAACGAAAAAAACTAAATGAATATCAAACTAcccctagcatccttttctttcaattttttcctttatttaaccTTTTAactttttagtcttttattgaTCCTACCCTTCGtactttttctccttcctccgATGAACAGAGCTGTAACCACTCCCTCCTTCCTCCCCTACAACTCCGCACCACCACTGCCATCCACCTCCTCCCTCCCTCCCGTTCTTGACCCTTctcttccctgcaaccctacccacCCCCGCCCAGCCCTCTGAAACCATTTCTTGCTTTCTATGGAGATCTGCTTCTCCTTCCTTGCTGATGAGGGTGCAAGTCTGTCTAAGATGATAGGCTACAAATACTGCATATTGAACTACATGCttttacgaaaaaaaaaaaactacattttTAACCTTTTTTAGTTCTTCTCGACATGTGCCCCTCACAATGCCCTATGGAAAAACAATAGAATAAACCGATCAATGCTTAATCACCctacctggaaaaaaaaaagataaacagAAACTTTGGAGAAGTAATAAAGTCTTTCTCAAAAGCTCATAAAGAGCGCGTTTTGGATATATCCAAGTAAATTGGGAAAATTCAGAATCGATTGGGGATTGGATGCGAAACCGACAGGAAACATCTAGATTAGAAGAATAATTTCAATGAATCTAAGCATGCGTTGATGGATGATGGCGAAGGGTTCATTCAGGCGAAGAAGAACATAAGAACATTACGGTTTTGAGTGCGAGAGAGGGATGAAGGGGTGGATGGAAGTGGCCGTGACGATGGTAGAGGTAGTGCGGGCCGATTTGCAGGGAGGAGGGTGGGGTGGAGGTTGTAGGGGACGGCGGAGGGAGAAGGGGGGGTTGGGACTGATGgcggaggagaaagaagaaggagaacaagaaataaaaaat is drawn from Telopea speciosissima isolate NSW1024214 ecotype Mountain lineage chromosome 1, Tspe_v1, whole genome shotgun sequence and contains these coding sequences:
- the LOC122665413 gene encoding uncharacterized protein At2g34160-like, coding for METVAVADAIVVSAEKKLGSTEIRQKKNKIQVSNTKKPLYFYVNLAKKYMQQHEEVELSALGMAIATVVTIAEILKNNGMASQKKIITSTVGMKDETNGRLVQKAKIEILLAKTESSDNNVLTATTITPEVAADGKEE